The window AAGCGGAGCATGTTGTCGAGCACCGTCTATGCGCAACCACGCGTTGACCGTTTTTCGGACGTCCGCCTGCTGCACGATGCGGCCTTTGAAGTAGGCATTACAGAAGCGGTGTCTCTCCGCGTAGCCCTGCGCCAGCGATTCGA of the Rhodothermales bacterium genome contains:
- a CDS encoding DUF481 domain-containing protein, whose protein sequence is MLSSTVYAQPRVDRFSDVRLLHDAAFEVGITEAVSLRVALRQRFDNGPPDNLEKHDLFVENGIRVRL